One part of the Kryptolebias marmoratus isolate JLee-2015 linkage group LG13, ASM164957v2, whole genome shotgun sequence genome encodes these proteins:
- the vps36 gene encoding vacuolar protein-sorting-associated protein 36 produces MDRFSWSNGLLEINETLVIQQRGVRLYDGDEKSKLDVGVALLSTHRLIWRDIKNHECCMSMPLSQIIFFEEQAAGIGKSAKIVIHLHPSPANKEPGPLQNSKYSYIKLSFKEHGQIEFYRRLTEEMTQRRWENTPVSQPISSGTGSQSGRTRAVGIVGIERKIEEKRKETDKNISEAFEDLSKLMVKAKEMVELSRSIATKIKDKQGDITEDETIRFKSYLLSMGIANPVTRETHGSGTHYHMQLAKQLGDMLQAPLEERGGMMALTEVYCLVNRARGMELLSPEDLLNACKMFESLKLPLRLRVFDSGVMVVQLQSHSEEEMIASALDSVSEKGSLTAEELAKLLGLSVLLSKERLLLAEKMGHLCRDDSVEGLRFYINVF; encoded by the exons ATGGATCGCTTTTCGTGGTCGAATGGACTcttagaaataaatgaaacgTTAGTGATCCAGCAGCGAGGTGTGAGACTGTATGATGGTGATGAAAAG TCAAAACTGGATGTTGGAGTTGCCTTGTTGAGCACCCATCGGCTGATCTGGAGGGACATTAAGAATCAT GAGTGCTGCATGTCCATGCCCCTGTCTCAGATCATTTTCTTTGAGGAGCAGGCTGCAGGAATAGGAAAGAG TGCAAAAATAGTTATCCACCTGCATCCTTCTCCTGCCAATAAGGAGCCCGGTCCCTTACAGAACAGCAAGTACTCCTACATCAAGCTGTCTTTTAAAGAACATGGGCAGATCGAG ttttacagGAGACTAACAGAGGAGATGACTCAAAGAAGATGGGAGAATACACCGGTTTCACAACCCATCTCCTCCGGAACCGGGTCTCAG TCAGGAAGGACACGTGCCGTGGGGATTGTTGGCATTGAAAGGAAGATcgaggagaagaggaaagaaacggacaaaaacatttctgag gcCTTTGAGGACCTCAGTAAGCTGATGGTGAAG GCTAAGGAGATGGTGGAGCTGTCCAGATCCATCGCCACCAAGATCAAAGACAAGCAGGGAGACATAACGGAGGATGAG aCAATTCGGTTTAAGTCGTATCTCTTGAGCATGGGGATTGCCAACCCCGTTACCAGGGAAACGCACGGATCAGGCACACATTATCACATGCAGCTGGCCAAGCAGTTAGGAGACATGCTGCAGGCTCCTCTagag GAGCGTGGAGGCATGATGGCTCTCACAGAGGTTTATTGCCTGGTCAACCGCGCTAGAGGGATGGAG CTTTTATCTCCAGAAGATTTGCTAAACGCATGCAAAATGTTCGAGTCCTTGAAGCTCCCGCTGAG GCTGCGTGTGTTCGACAGCGGCGTGATGGTGGTCCAGCTGCAGTCTCACAGTGAAGAGGAAATGATCGCCTCCGCTCTGGATAGT GTGTCGGAAAAGGGCTCTCTGACAGCGGAGGAGTTAGCAAAGCTCCTGGGTCTCTCTGTTCTCCTGTCTAAGGAACG GTTGTTGCTGGCTGAGAAGATGGGCCACCTGTGTCGAGATGACTCAGTTGAGGGGTTGAGATTCTACATAAACGTATTTTGA
- the tpte gene encoding putative tyrosine-protein phosphatase TPTE isoform X1: MSVYFHPGSDSGVNGNSTKMENAKVEIDDGKEESLVPDTMYHNVRKTISPIVMSFGFRVFGVVLIIVDFVLVIVDFSLANKSRDVGNALEAVSLTISFFFLADVLLRVYVEGFKVYFSSKLNIVDAVVVVITLVVTMIYTFSDMSGASLIPRVVTFLRFLRIIIFVRIFRLASQKKELEKVTRRMISENKRRYQKDGFDLDLTYVTDRVIAMSFPSSGKQAFYRNPIREVARFLDTKHGEHYKVYNLCSEKGYDPKFFHYKVERVFIDDHNVPALEDMLKYTASVREWMSADPKNIIAIHCKGGKGRTGTMVCTWLIDSDEFESAQDSLDYFGERRTDKSRSSKFQGVETPSQSRYVGYYEIMKTQFNRQLPPPKSLRIKSIRIHSIAGVGKGDGSDLKVKIIVRKELVFQCMCAKQENCSVFPDVGNNAAVISLHNGPMVQGDVKVMFESSAGLPKGYEDVPFYFWFNTSFITDNKLFLPRDELDNPHKPKTWNLYKEDFGVTVFFSDSE; this comes from the exons ATGTCCGTCTACTTCCACCCAGGCTCAGATTCAGGAGTAAATGG GAACAGTACCAAGATGGAAAATGCAAAAGTAGAGATTGATGATGGGAAGGAGGAGAGTCTGGTGCCGGACACAATGTACCA CAATGTCCGTAAAACGATTTCTCCGATTGTTATGTCCTTTGGGTTTCG TGTATTTGGGGTGGTACTGATCATTGTAGACTTCGTGCTTGTGATCGTGGACTTCTCGCTGGCGAATAAGAGCAGAGATGTCGGCAATGCTTTGGAGGCCGTGTCCCTCACCATCTCTTTCTTCTTCCTCGCCGATGTCCTCCTGCGGGTCTACGTGGAAGG TTTCAAAGTGTACTTCAGCTCGAAGCTGAACATCGTGGACGCCGTCGTTGTTGTGATCACGCTGGTGGTCACCATGATCTACACCTTCAGTGACATGTCAGGCGCCAGCCTCATTCCCAG GGTTGTGACGTTCCTGCGCTTCTTGAGAATAATCATCTTTGTGAGGATTTTCAGACTGGCATCTCagaagaaggagctggagaaagTCACCAGGAGGATG ataTCTGAGAACAAGAGACGTTATCAGAAGGATGGATTTGATCTTGATCTTACTTACGTCACAG ACCGTGTTATCGCCATGTCTTTCCCATCTTCTGGGAAGCAGGCCTTCTATAGGAACCCAATCAGG GAAGTCGCGAGGTTTCTAGACACTAAACATGGAGAGCACTACAAAGTTTACAACCTCTGCA GTGAGAAAGGCTACGACCCCAAGTTTTTCCACTACAAGGTTGAGCGGGTGTTCATTGACGACCACAACGTCCCGGCTTTGGA GGACATGCTGAAATACACAGCAAGCGTGAGGGAGTGGATGTCCGCCGATCCTAAAAACATCATCGCTATCCACTGTAAAGGAGGCAAAG GACGCACCGGGACCATGGTGTGCACGTGGCTCATCGACAGCGACGAGTTTGAAAGTGCACAG GACAGTCTGGATTACTTCGGAGAGAGGAGGACTGATAAAAGCCGCAGTTCCAAGTTTCAGGGAGTGGAGACTCCTTCTCAG AGCCGGTATGTGGGATACTACGAGATCATGAAAACTCAGTTTAATCGACAGCTGCCTCCACCTAAAAGCCTCAGGATCAAAAGCATCCGCATCCACTCTATAGCAG GTGTGGGTAAAGGTGACGGCAGCGATCTGAAGGTGAAAATAATTGTGAGGAAAGAGCTGGTGTTTCAGTGCATGTGCGCCAAACAGGAGAACTGCTCC GTATTTCCTGATGTTGGCAACAACGCAGCTGTCATCAGCCTGCACAACGGCCCTATGGTTCAAGGAGATGTGAAAGTTATGTTTGAATCAAGTGCT GGTCTTCCAAAAGGATATGAAGATGTTCCTTTCTACTTCTGGTTCAATACATCGTTCATAACAGACaataa GTTGTTCTTGCCCAGGGACGAGCTGGACAACCCACACAAACCCAAAACCTGGAACCTGTACAAGGAGGACTTTGGCGTCACAGTGTTCTTCTCGGATTCTGagtaa
- the LOC108236897 gene encoding thrombospondin type-1 domain-containing protein 1, which translates to MPQAASQLSFLLLLGGYAFAGLSIWPSFHVALSNGSVFVDFSTKSNSSTVSNMTLSLVDMATNTTVLTRTLPRSRPVGRVEFECSCFLYAGTFRFLLRQTSVTAVSQANETDGTHAESSTWWWSSELQVQWPTFHISVERAGNHSGSFQIGISTNEQFQACSSDTNSALFLDVSFMEYNQIGKNTVRAHIRKTIKPLRSQSVELSCAFPFTDKNFIKVALRSPHTAQEVKSSGPLYLSRIFFYKLLVENVNAYKSGCEGSVTVKMIAPPCAHISGKVLLYGDAGVRRGLAAPAGMEFVPEEPSSPPLAFNWLTRGENKTEFNCSLFYPGKNKYCFRFVFNFSRSPSPAQTQCLVVYRNAESWGPWQPWRVCSVSCGEGVRERVRECLLPSGVRGTQCPGMVKEQSLCSLEDCNVLSSPSPSLSPVPAGVQPLDGNMIAVVGIFLCLAVITATVVVTVWKKLCQTPQCSSVHRGSIHSPGGRKLSDEASICGHSLQRPSLCDGHGPSGDTGFQKDRPSIGTQPLSPQALVMPLPQAPERLSPTGQKVLPTIFGYRLAQQQLKEMKKKGLKEATQLYHVSSSPVHDTMVETSASPTTSPVPSPTGFAHSALPVGLQDNVNQDQFCVATPLSELSPQTSKVTSDRLSPRVELVLGPPVSAHSSRRNSNWRDRTADWVEMIERSGLAGLGGGGEDASSGNAYYKNPNFRRTSSFNDTKPQLLSSARSRQFRERSMTQVGSRTLPEGSCWTKRGWERQPHHSYPIPEHGIAEWAKARPQISDQKKPWMETAVPSHNNQLKHTGTNTNGLSASEKRAEADFRRTAERRKVGEPGGAGGESVSGIGGPPAGLPRSHEVNQLSVDRAEQNWNRRGPSPIQRNMLARKLKEAQSCSGVRGRKRSSSFNVSSSEQRRDRCHSLPMSKTYNSAASPYRLSEAEQRMLDLDLSPVFVQEEE; encoded by the exons ATGCCACAGGCTGCCTCCCAGCTGTCCTTCCTTCTGCTGCTTGGAGGATACG CTTTTGCAGGGCTCAGTATCTGGCCCTCCTTTCACGTCGCCCTCAGCAATGGCAGCGTGTTCGTGGACTTCAGCACAAAGTCCAACAGCAGCACCGTCAGTAACATGACGCTCTCTCTGGTCGACATGGCCACCAACACCACGGTTCTAACCAGGACTCTTCCCCGCAGCCGACCGGTTGGACGGGTGGAATTCGAATGTTCCTGCTTCCTGTACGCAGGAACTTTCCGGTTCCTCCTGAGGCAGACCAGCGTCACGGCAGTTTCTCAGGCTAACGAAACGGACGGCACTCACGCAGAGAGCTCGACCTGGTGGTGGAGTTCTGAGCTGCAGGTGCAGTGGCCCACCTTTCACATTTCTGTGGAGAGAGCAGGGAACCACTCGGGATCTTTTCag ATTGGGATATCCACTAATGAACAGTTTCAGGCTTGCTCCAGTGACACCAACTCTGCCCTCTTCTTAGACGTGAGCTTCATGGAGTACAACCAGATAGGGAAGAATACGGTTCGAGCCCACATACGGAAAACAATCAAACCCCTCCGCTCCCAGAGCGTTGAGCTGTCCTGTGCGTTCCCGTTCACTGACAAGAACTTCATCAAAGTGGCTTTGAGGTCGCCTCACACAGCACAAGAGGTGAAGAGCTCTGGCCCTCTCTACCTGTCCCGCATTTTCTTCTACAAACTGCTGGTGGAAAACGTCAACGCTTACAAGAGCGGCTGCGAGGGATCGGTGACTGTTAAAATGATAGCGCCGCCGTGCGCTCACATCAGTGGGAAAGTGTTGCTGTACGGCGATGCAGGTGTCAGACGAGGCCTGGCTGCCCCCGCAGGGATGGAGTTTGTACCAGAGGAaccctcttctcctcctctggcCTTCAACTGGCTGACTCGAGGAGAGAACAAGACTGAATTCAACTGCTCTTTGTTCTACCCCGGGAAAAACAAGTACTGCTTTCGCTTTGTCTTCAACTTCAGCCGTTCCCCTAGTCCAGCTCAGACACAGTGTCTGGTAGTTTACAGGAATGCAG AATCTTGGGGGCCCTGGCAGCCGTGGAGGGTGTGCAGCGTGAGCTGTGGCGAGGGGGTGAGGGAGCGGGTGCGCGAGTGCTTACTGCCCTCAGGTGTGCGAGGGACGCAGTGCCCGGGAATGGTGAAGGAGCAGTCTCTCTGCTCGCTGGAGGACTGTAACG TGTTATCTTCTCCTTCTCCATCTCTCTCCCCTGTACCTGCTGGAGTTCAACCCCTTGATGGAAACATGATCGCGGTGGTGGGCATTTTCCTCTGCTTGGCTGTGATCACGGCTACCGTTGTGGTGACTGTGTGGAAAAAGCTCTGCCAGACGCCTCAGTGCAGCTCGGTCCATAGAGGCTCCATACATTCCCCTGGGGGGCGCAAGCTTTCAGACGAGGCCTCCATCTGTGGCCACAGCCTCCAAAGGCCCAGCTTATGTGATGGCCATGGCCCATCAGGGGACACTGGTTTCCAGAAAGACAGACCCTCTATTGGAACTCAGCCTCTTTCGCCACAGGCGCTGGTTATGCCACTTCCACAGGCCCCAGAAAGACTGTCTCCCACAGGCCAGAAGGTTTTACCGACAATATTTGG GTACCGGTTGGctcagcagcagctaaaagagatgaagaagaaggGGTTAAAAGAGGCCACACAGCTGTACCATGTCTCCTCAAGCCCTGTCCATGACACCATGGTAGAGACATCTGCCTCACCCACTACCTCCCCTGTTCCCAGTCCAACAGGGTTTGCTCATTCTGCCCTTCCTGTGGGTCTGCAGGACAATGTTAATCAGGATCAGTTTTGTGTTGCAACTCCCCTGTCAGAGCTGTCACCGCAGACCTCGAAGGTTACGTCAGACAGATTGAGTCCTAGAGTGGAGCTTGTCCTTGGTCCGCCTGTCTCTGCTCATTCAAGTAGGAGGAACTCGAACTGGCGAGACCGCACTGCTGACTGGGTGGAAATGATAGAGAGGAGTGGATTAGCAGGcctaggaggaggaggagaagatgcTTCATCAGGAAACGCTTACTATAAGAATCCAAACTTCAGGCGCACCTCCAGTTTTAATGACACCAAACCCCAGCTGTTGTCCTCAGCTCGGTCCAGACAGTTCAGAGAAAGAAGCATGACCCAG GTGGGGTCTCGGACGCTTCCAGAAGGAAGCTGTTGGACCAAAAGAGGATGGGAGAGACAGCCACATCATTCATACCCCATTCCAGAGCATGGCATCGCAGAGTGGGCCAAAGCCAGGCCCCAGATAAGCGACCAGAAGAAGCCCTGGATGGAAACAGCAGTTCCGTCACATAATAATCAACTCAAACACAcaggaacaaacacaaatggcttATCAGCGTCTGAGAAACGCGCCGAAGCAGACTTCAGGAGAActgcagaaagaagaaaggTTGGCGAGCCGGGAGGTGCAGGCGGTGAGTCAGTCTCAGGGATCGGGGGCCCACCCGCAGGACTTCCCAGATCTCACGAAGTGAACCAGCTGAGTGTGGATCGGGCCGAGCAGAACTGGAACCGCCGTGGCCCGTCACCCATCCAGAGGAACATGCTGGCCCGGAAACTGAAAGAGGCTCAGTCCTGCTCGGGGGTCAGAGGGCGCAAGCGCAGCTCCAGCTTCAATGTATCGTCCTCAGAGCAAAGGAGAGACCGGTGCCATTCTCTACCAATGTCTAAAACCTACAACAGTGCGGCCTCTCCCTACAGGCTGAGTGAGGCAGAACAGAGGATGCTGGACTTGGATCTGTCCCCAGTATTTGTTCAGGAGGAGGAATAG
- the tpte gene encoding putative tyrosine-protein phosphatase TPTE isoform X2: protein MSVYFHPGSDSGVNGTKMENAKVEIDDGKEESLVPDTMYHNVRKTISPIVMSFGFRVFGVVLIIVDFVLVIVDFSLANKSRDVGNALEAVSLTISFFFLADVLLRVYVEGFKVYFSSKLNIVDAVVVVITLVVTMIYTFSDMSGASLIPRVVTFLRFLRIIIFVRIFRLASQKKELEKVTRRMISENKRRYQKDGFDLDLTYVTDRVIAMSFPSSGKQAFYRNPIREVARFLDTKHGEHYKVYNLCSEKGYDPKFFHYKVERVFIDDHNVPALEDMLKYTASVREWMSADPKNIIAIHCKGGKGRTGTMVCTWLIDSDEFESAQDSLDYFGERRTDKSRSSKFQGVETPSQSRYVGYYEIMKTQFNRQLPPPKSLRIKSIRIHSIAGVGKGDGSDLKVKIIVRKELVFQCMCAKQENCSVFPDVGNNAAVISLHNGPMVQGDVKVMFESSAGLPKGYEDVPFYFWFNTSFITDNKLFLPRDELDNPHKPKTWNLYKEDFGVTVFFSDSE, encoded by the exons ATGTCCGTCTACTTCCACCCAGGCTCAGATTCAGGAGTAAATGG TACCAAGATGGAAAATGCAAAAGTAGAGATTGATGATGGGAAGGAGGAGAGTCTGGTGCCGGACACAATGTACCA CAATGTCCGTAAAACGATTTCTCCGATTGTTATGTCCTTTGGGTTTCG TGTATTTGGGGTGGTACTGATCATTGTAGACTTCGTGCTTGTGATCGTGGACTTCTCGCTGGCGAATAAGAGCAGAGATGTCGGCAATGCTTTGGAGGCCGTGTCCCTCACCATCTCTTTCTTCTTCCTCGCCGATGTCCTCCTGCGGGTCTACGTGGAAGG TTTCAAAGTGTACTTCAGCTCGAAGCTGAACATCGTGGACGCCGTCGTTGTTGTGATCACGCTGGTGGTCACCATGATCTACACCTTCAGTGACATGTCAGGCGCCAGCCTCATTCCCAG GGTTGTGACGTTCCTGCGCTTCTTGAGAATAATCATCTTTGTGAGGATTTTCAGACTGGCATCTCagaagaaggagctggagaaagTCACCAGGAGGATG ataTCTGAGAACAAGAGACGTTATCAGAAGGATGGATTTGATCTTGATCTTACTTACGTCACAG ACCGTGTTATCGCCATGTCTTTCCCATCTTCTGGGAAGCAGGCCTTCTATAGGAACCCAATCAGG GAAGTCGCGAGGTTTCTAGACACTAAACATGGAGAGCACTACAAAGTTTACAACCTCTGCA GTGAGAAAGGCTACGACCCCAAGTTTTTCCACTACAAGGTTGAGCGGGTGTTCATTGACGACCACAACGTCCCGGCTTTGGA GGACATGCTGAAATACACAGCAAGCGTGAGGGAGTGGATGTCCGCCGATCCTAAAAACATCATCGCTATCCACTGTAAAGGAGGCAAAG GACGCACCGGGACCATGGTGTGCACGTGGCTCATCGACAGCGACGAGTTTGAAAGTGCACAG GACAGTCTGGATTACTTCGGAGAGAGGAGGACTGATAAAAGCCGCAGTTCCAAGTTTCAGGGAGTGGAGACTCCTTCTCAG AGCCGGTATGTGGGATACTACGAGATCATGAAAACTCAGTTTAATCGACAGCTGCCTCCACCTAAAAGCCTCAGGATCAAAAGCATCCGCATCCACTCTATAGCAG GTGTGGGTAAAGGTGACGGCAGCGATCTGAAGGTGAAAATAATTGTGAGGAAAGAGCTGGTGTTTCAGTGCATGTGCGCCAAACAGGAGAACTGCTCC GTATTTCCTGATGTTGGCAACAACGCAGCTGTCATCAGCCTGCACAACGGCCCTATGGTTCAAGGAGATGTGAAAGTTATGTTTGAATCAAGTGCT GGTCTTCCAAAAGGATATGAAGATGTTCCTTTCTACTTCTGGTTCAATACATCGTTCATAACAGACaataa GTTGTTCTTGCCCAGGGACGAGCTGGACAACCCACACAAACCCAAAACCTGGAACCTGTACAAGGAGGACTTTGGCGTCACAGTGTTCTTCTCGGATTCTGagtaa
- the fgl1b gene encoding fibrinogen like 1B, with protein sequence METNIAARMLFQNVMPLLSLLYLVGPALSAQLNLKAEDTCESEVAALRSSIKKLENELVITTWRVEHLQIHKYFRPFQFASDGKPEAERAAGVNQNSLNETLTKSLPPAGNLIVHDKDCSELFDRLRPLSGFYRIKPKLQEEPFSVYCDMEDGGGWTVFQRRRHGKVDFNRDWVDYRDGFGDFKLWNDEFWLGNEHIYSLLSEGRNLVKIDLMDWEGQRSHAFYENFRITNEADKYRLSYGQYSGRAGDALTGGGGMVEQWSSCLSGMQFSTRDQDNDRFLQGSCAQENQAGWWFNRCHAANLNGKFYRRGKYKAEYDNGVVWGTWKGLWYSLRHTTMKVRPLVFLDAAGSGAGDI encoded by the exons ATGGAG ACAAATATAGCAGCAAGAATGCTTTTCCAGAATGTGATGCCACTGTTGTCATTGTTGTACCTGGTCGGCCCAGCTCTTTCTGCACAACTTAAC TTGAAAGCAGAGGATACATGTGAGTCGGAGGTGGCAGCTCTCAGGAGCAGCATCAAGAAACTGGAGAATGAACTTGTGATCACGACTTGGCGGGTTGAGCACCTGCAGATCCACAAATACTTCCGGCCGTTCCAGTTCGCATCTGATGGCAAACCTGAAGCTGAGCGAGCCGCTGGTGTAAACCAGAACAGCCTGAACGAGACACTCACGAAATCCCTTCCACCAGCTGGTAATTTAATTGTTCACGACAAAG ACTGTTCTGAGCTGTTCGACAGACTGAGACCACTGAGCGGTTTCTACCGCATCAAACCCAAATTGCAGGAGGAGCCTTTTTCAGTCTACTGCGACATGGAGGACGGAGGAGGGTGGACAGTGTTTCAAAGACGCCGACATGGGAAAGTTGACTTTAACAG agactGGGTGGACTACAGAGATGGTTTTGGTGACTTCAAGCTGTGGAATGATGAGTTTTGGTTGGGGAATGAGCACATATATTCCCTACTTTCAGAAG GTAGAAACCTGGTGAAGATCGATCTCATGGACTGGGAAGGACAGAGAAGTCACGCGTTTTACGAGAACTTCAGGATCACCAATGAGGCT GATAAGTATCGCCTCTCGTACGGGCAGTACAGCGGCCGGGCTGGAGATGCTCTGACTGGTGGTGGGGGGATGGTGGAGCAGTGGTCTTCCTGCCTCAGCGGCATGCAGTTCAGCACCAGAGATCAG GATAACGACAGATTCCTTCAGGGAAGCTGTGCCCAGGAGAATCAGGCAGGTTGGTGGTTCAACAG GTGTCACGCAGCCAACCTAAATGGAAAGTTCTACCGCAGGGGAAAGTACAAGGCCGAGTATGACAACGGTGTGGTGTGGGGGACGTGGAAAGGCTTGTGGTATTCCCTCAGACACACCACCATGAAGGTGCGCCCCTTGGTGTTCTTGGACGCCGCGGGAAGTGGAGCGggggacatttaa